A part of Aspergillus flavus chromosome 1, complete sequence genomic DNA contains:
- a CDS encoding cytochrome P450: protein MLGIILFSLFISYTAYLGLCFLRHWSLARKIGLPYVSFPISSHNILFLSLFETRFVPYVINTWLSPKLADFIYGSAFKTRWAARDRLHRRYGGVYMLITPSVSTCMVCDASVASQICMSRHGFPKPIKQYGALEMYGPNIVTVRCPNVFRVSANVSQSEGSQWAHLRRHTATPFNERNSALVWEETIRQTKEMVQYWEDEYSRSSSASEFILTDTREDILKFTLNIICSVGYGVKLPFRPGLENSTESAEGLFKDAITPLPGYHFTFRSAMEYLNKHITSMFIANGLLPKGIPRSVLPFFKKDFDAFDDIGRYLRALVSTAETKETLSQNLIDGLVRSKQKIDKDQGLDPELTEDEILGNLFVFTIAGHETTAVSLRFALVLLALNQDAQEYLYEGIREATYDEPRNPVEWDYRRVYPKLVSPLCVMLETLRMYPPVSGIPRWTGDSAVNITYHNQPYLLPPHVYVNVNASGLHYSEEYWGPDAAVFLAKNKEGGLSGPGLEYDTIHKPVRGSYIPFSDGFRSCIGKKFAQVEFVVAMAIIFREYRVMLAKSNERETEDDLRRRAEKVLGESTAFITLSMRDEVPLLFQKRCVSKA, encoded by the exons ATGCTGGGGATCatccttttttctctattcATCAGTTATACTGCCTACCTAGGTCTCTGTTTCCTTCGACACTGGAGTCTTGCGCGGAAGATCGGATTGCCATACGTCTCATTTCCTATCTCGTCGCATAATATATTGTTCTTATCTCTTTTCGAGACTCGGTTCGTTCCATATGTGATCAACACGTGGCTCTCACCCAAGTTGGCCGATTTTATCTATGGTAGCGCCTTCAAAACGCGCTGGGCAGCAAGAGACCGTCTCCACAGGAGGTATGGGGGAGTTTATATGCTTATTACCCCATCCGTATCAACTTGCATGGTGTGCGACGCCTCAGTAGCCTCTCAGATCTGCATGTCTCGTCATGGTTTCCCAAAGCCCATCAAACAATATG GGGCTCTGGAGATGTATGGTCCCAACATTGTCACAGTAAGGTGTCCGAACG TGTTCAGAGTCTCAGCTAATGTATCACAGTCTGAAGGCTCTCAATGGGCACATCTGCGTCGACATACAGCGACACCGTTCAATGAGAGAAATAGCGCCTTGGTTTGGGAGGAAACAATTCGCCAGACCAAAGAAATGGTGCAATATTGGGAGGACGAGTACTCTCGAAGCTCTTCAGCGTCCGAATTTATTCTGACAGACACTAGAGAGGATATCTTAAAATTCACTCTCAATATTATCTGCAGTGTTGGATACGGAGTGAAGCTTCCGTTCAGACCCGGCCTTGAAAATTCGACTGAAAGTGCTGAAGGCTTGTTCAAAGATGCCATAACACCTTTACCAGGCTACCACTTCACATTCCGCTCTGCGATGGAGTACTTGAATAAGCATATCACCTCGATGTTCATAGCTAATGGCCTCCTTCCCAAAGGTATCCCACGGTCCGTACTGCCATTTTTCAAGAAAGACTTTGATGCGTTCGACGATATAGGCAGGTATCTGCGGGCTTTAGTATCGACGGctgaaacaaaagaaaccctaTCTCAGAATTTAATTGATGGCTTAGTCAGATCTAAACAGAAGATAGATAAAGACCAAGGACTTGACCCTGAGCTTACGGAGGATGAAATACTTGGGAATCTGTTCGTATTCACAATCGCAGGGCATGAAACCACTGCTGTTTCTCTTCGGTTTGCTCTTGTGCTCCTTGCTCTCAATCAAGATGCACAAGAGTATCTGTACGAGGGAATTCGAGAAGCAACATATGACGAGCCTCGTAACCCTGTCGAGTGGGATTATAGACGGGTTTACCCAAAGCTCGTTAGCCCCTTGTGCGTAATG CTTGAGACACTTCGGATGTATCCTCCAGTGTCAGGCATTCCCCGGTGGACGGGAGACTCCGCAGTCAATATCACGTACCATAACCAGCCTTACCTTCTTCCGCCGCATGTTTACGTCAATGTCAATGCCAGTGGGCTTCATTATTCCGAAGAGTACTGGGGCCCAGATGCAGCTGT CTTCCTCGCGAAGAATAAGGAAGGTGGTCTGTCCGGACCAGGGTTGGAATACGACACAATCCATAAGCCAGTACGAGGCTCATATATCCCTTTCAGCGACGGCTTCCGATCGTGTATAGGCAAGAAATTTGCTCAAGTTGAGTTTGTAGTTGCCATGGCCATCATCTTTCGTGAGTATCGCGTTATGTTGGCGAAATCCAATGAGCGTGAGACCGAGGACGATCTGCGTCGGAGGGCGGAGAAAGTTTTAGGGGAAAGTACTGCGTTTATCACGCTGTCGATGCGTGATGAAGTACCGCTGTTGTTCCAGAAACGGTGCGTTAGCAAGGCTTGA
- a CDS encoding nucleotide-diphospho-sugar transferase, giving the protein MESLGWLLRRAWSSFITLLNFVWLHPFLSFFTTSLFFLLISLTHSFVEFSDNLKTHSLSLDNFSPAYVTALNESINLGQPIQFDAADNKTSPASIPRIIHRTYKTEDIPSHWKGTYESCRVLNPTYEQYFWTDESSRQFIETHFDWFLPTYDAYPYNIQRADAIRYFLLWHYGGVYIDMDIACRRPLDPLLDFSAWMPKTQPYGVSNDLMASTPGHPFITKLALSLHDHDGFYLSKYITVFFTTGPMYLSSILTEWFRKVQDGPGEEITMPHGVAILPSMMYDTTAYSFFGHAPGSTWHGNDVAAVSYVYKHWREFCLGAVALGLLVLTIYMLRVRRRRSKYTLILDRQDEEAGLA; this is encoded by the coding sequence ATGGAATCACTGGGGTGGCTTCTACGCAGGGCTTGGAGTTCCTTCATTACCCTCTTGAATTTTGTGTGGCTGCACCCTTTCCTTTCGTTCTTTACTACCTCtctattctttcttttaatatCTCTTACACATTCGTTTGTTGAATTCTCTGACAACCTTAAAACCCATTCACTTTCTCTAGACAATTTTTCTCCTGCCTATGTTACAGCACTCAATGAGTCTATCAATCTTGGTCAACCGATCCAATTCGATGCCGCAGACAACAAGACCTCTCCTGCCTCTATCCCACGAATCATCCACAGAACGTACAAGACGGAAGATATACCTTCGCATTGGAAAGGGACCTACGAGTCATGCCGCGTGTTGAATCCCACTTACGAGCAATACTTCTGGACTGACGAGTCTTCTCGTCAGTTCATCGAAACCCATTTTGACTGGTTCCTTCCTACCTACGATGCCTATCCATACAACATTCAACGAGCGGATGCTATCCGTTATTTCCTACTGTGGCATTATGGGGGGGTGTATATCGACATGGATATAGCTTGTCGCCGACCGTTGGACCCGCTGCTGGATTTCTCTGCCTGGATGCCCAAGACCCAACCATACGGTGTCAGCAATGACCTGATGGCGAGTACCCCAGGACATCCATTCATCACCAAACTTGCCCTGAGTCTGCATGATCACGACGGCTTCTACCTCTCCAAGTATATCACCGTGTTTTTCACAACGGGTCCGATGTATCTCAGCAGTATTTTGACGGAGTGGTTTCGAAAAGTGCAAGATGGCCCGGGTGAGGAAATTACCATGCCACATGGTGTTGCTATTCTGCCTTCCATGATGTACGACACCACTGCGTACTCATTCTTTGGACATGCCCCGGGATCCACCTGGCATGGAAACGATGTAGCGGCAGTCAGCTACGTTTACAAACACTGGCGTGAATTTTGTCTCGGGGCAGTTGCACTCGGCCTATTGGTGTTGACGATCTATATGTTACGAGtcagaagaagacggtcaAAGTATACATTGATATTAGATAGGCAAGATGAGGAAGCAGGCCTTGCGTAA